Proteins from a genomic interval of Bacteroidota bacterium:
- a CDS encoding LD-carboxypeptidase produces the protein MTIVKPKALKKGDTIGIVAPASPHSSNDKLNRGIRYLEQLGYKLVIGKHINDKLGYLAGTDKGRASDINNFFSDKKIKAIFCTRGGYGSHRILEQIDYDIIKRNPKIFVGYSDITALQLAILKKTGLITFAGPMLVTDLSKKLSADSEEHFWKCLTSPNPMGVINLFENQTLKVLTHGKVAGKIIGGNLSVIAALAGTSYLPSFINSILIFEDIDERPYRIDRMLHQLNLADLLDNLSGVILGDFSTCLPEKDKPSLKLEEIFKSVLKNIPIIMDIKFGHIPNSITIPYGINVKLDTKKNEISFLESAVTDF, from the coding sequence ATGACTATTGTAAAACCTAAAGCTCTCAAAAAGGGGGATACTATCGGTATTGTTGCACCGGCAAGTCCTCATAGTTCAAATGATAAACTTAATAGAGGAATAAGATATTTAGAACAACTTGGTTATAAACTCGTAATTGGAAAACATATTAATGATAAATTAGGTTACTTGGCTGGAACTGATAAAGGTCGAGCGAGTGATATAAATAATTTCTTTAGTGATAAAAAAATCAAAGCTATTTTTTGTACTCGTGGCGGTTATGGTTCGCATCGCATTCTTGAGCAGATAGATTATGACATCATCAAACGAAATCCCAAAATATTTGTCGGTTATAGCGACATTACAGCGTTACAACTTGCAATTCTTAAAAAAACAGGGTTGATCACTTTTGCAGGACCAATGTTAGTTACAGATTTATCGAAAAAATTATCTGCAGATTCTGAAGAACATTTTTGGAAATGTTTAACTTCTCCAAATCCTATGGGAGTTATTAATTTATTTGAAAATCAAACGCTGAAGGTATTAACGCACGGAAAAGTTGCCGGCAAAATTATTGGTGGTAATCTTTCTGTTATTGCAGCATTAGCAGGGACATCGTATCTACCCTCTTTTATAAATTCAATTTTAATTTTTGAAGATATAGACGAACGTCCATACCGAATCGATAGGATGTTGCATCAACTAAATTTAGCGGACTTGCTGGATAATCTTTCAGGAGTAATATTAGGCGATTTTTCAACTTGCCTTCCCGAGAAGGATAAACCTTCATTAAAATTAGAGGAAATATTTAAATCGGTTCTTAAAAATATTCCAATTATTATGGATATAAAATTTGGACACATCCCGAATTCGATTACTATTCCGTATGGAATTAATGTAAAATTAGATACTAAAAAGAACGAAATATCATTCTTAGAAAGTGCAGTAACAGATTTTTGA
- a CDS encoding Ig-like domain-containing protein, producing the protein MKSMNLVLCFIFTFLFLSCKEGPQELSQDYRDDPTNPSIQPKVIWVWIDSPRPYGRWNMLPGKQNDSLPVGYRPGRLLISFNKIMVSYSVIPNVTISSTENDYPQLSTYGAYSADGQTFEWPIYGNFKVAKQYLIIVDKSVRDVTNLNLSEDYKKVLIPEPKLRLIESEPKNGDSAYYNPTIVRFEFNSEIDSNSLKSSVTISPSVLGRWQFDYFPNRFVAFVPQNGFKASTWYEITFTKSLKDIFNNVLPNEIKIKFKTRPFRIYYNSPYGGQINVDRSTPISCGFSLPIDTSTVRQSFTISPAVSGYFSYYYNSFSFYRDQLYAPNTTYTVTISTSLRSKTQDQLQNPYTFSFTTRSD; encoded by the coding sequence ATGAAAAGTATGAATTTAGTTCTGTGTTTCATATTTACGTTTCTGTTTTTATCTTGCAAAGAAGGCCCGCAAGAATTGTCACAGGATTACAGAGATGATCCAACAAATCCTTCGATTCAACCAAAGGTTATATGGGTTTGGATCGATTCTCCTCGACCATATGGTCGGTGGAACATGTTACCTGGTAAGCAAAATGATTCATTACCAGTTGGTTATAGACCAGGTCGGTTGCTCATCAGTTTTAATAAGATTATGGTCAGTTATTCGGTGATACCTAATGTTACAATTTCCTCCACTGAGAATGATTATCCGCAGTTAAGCACTTATGGCGCATATTCGGCGGACGGACAAACTTTTGAATGGCCTATTTACGGAAATTTTAAAGTTGCAAAACAGTATTTGATAATAGTGGATAAAAGTGTCCGGGATGTAACAAATCTAAATCTCTCTGAAGACTACAAAAAGGTTTTAATTCCCGAACCAAAATTGCGACTTATAGAATCGGAACCTAAGAATGGAGATTCGGCATATTATAATCCGACCATAGTAAGATTTGAATTTAATTCAGAAATTGATTCAAATTCATTAAAATCATCTGTAACAATTTCGCCATCCGTTCTTGGCAGATGGCAATTTGATTATTTCCCAAACCGTTTCGTAGCATTTGTTCCTCAGAATGGATTTAAAGCAAGTACTTGGTATGAGATTACATTCACAAAGTCATTAAAGGATATATTTAATAATGTTTTACCTAACGAGATAAAAATTAAATTTAAAACTCGACCGTTTAGAATTTATTATAACAGTCCATATGGGGGGCAGATAAATGTTGATCGAAGTACTCCAATTTCCTGCGGATTCAGTTTACCTATAGATACCTCAACTGTGCGTCAGAGTTTTACAATATCTCCGGCAGTTAGTGGTTATTTTTCTTACTACTATAATTCATTCTCGTTTTATCGAGATCAACTTTATGCACCGAATACAACCTACACTGTAACAATAAGTACGTCGTTACGGTCAAAAACTCAAGACCAATTGCAAAATCCTTACACATTCTCATTCACAACACGAAGTGATTAG
- the purH gene encoding bifunctional phosphoribosylaminoimidazolecarboxamide formyltransferase/IMP cyclohydrolase: MENNNLVKIKRVLISVSEKTGITDFAKKLLKWKVEIISTGGTLKTLQAEGIPAKSVSEITGFPEILDGRVKTLNPKIHAALLAVADNPVHQKELTELSIEPIDLIVVNLYPFEKTVAQPNITFPEAIEQIDVGGPTMLRAAAKNFKFKTAVVNPIRYHSILEEMEKYNGCISLATRFELAQEVFQHTARYDAMIAKYYAAHGEKKSKMPETLSIVLRKVSELRYGENPHQAAALYGDFYNYFEKIHGKELSFNNIVDIEAAVELVDEFEEPTAAIIKHTNPCGVGSDGQLVEAYNKALATDPKAAFGGVIVFNRILDYKTANLLNDLFTEVIIAPAFDPEVLEFMRRKKDRRLIRYIKSIDEELNIKKIAGGLLVQEFDREKLNKDRFKVVTNRQPTNAEFDAMLYGWRVVKHLKSNAIVLSTTDRTIGVGAGQMSRVDSTKFAILKSKKAKLETKGTAMASDGFFPFPDAVKEAFKAGVTAVIQPGGSIRDAEVIKIANDKNMTMVFTGIRHFKH, from the coding sequence ATGGAAAATAATAATTTAGTAAAAATAAAGAGGGTACTGATTAGCGTATCCGAAAAAACCGGTATTACCGATTTTGCCAAAAAATTACTGAAATGGAAGGTCGAGATAATTTCGACAGGCGGGACGTTGAAGACTTTACAAGCAGAAGGTATTCCGGCTAAATCGGTTTCCGAAATTACAGGTTTTCCAGAAATTTTGGATGGCAGAGTAAAAACGTTGAATCCTAAAATTCATGCCGCACTGTTGGCAGTCGCCGATAACCCTGTGCATCAAAAAGAGTTGACTGAATTGAGCATAGAACCGATCGATTTGATAGTCGTAAATTTATACCCCTTTGAAAAAACAGTGGCGCAACCGAATATCACATTTCCCGAAGCTATCGAACAGATCGATGTTGGCGGACCGACGATGCTGCGTGCCGCTGCAAAAAATTTTAAATTCAAAACTGCCGTTGTTAATCCTATTCGGTATCATAGTATCCTTGAAGAAATGGAGAAATATAATGGCTGCATAAGTTTAGCGACACGTTTCGAATTAGCTCAGGAAGTATTTCAACATACTGCCCGCTACGATGCAATGATTGCTAAATATTATGCTGCGCACGGTGAAAAAAAATCGAAAATGCCTGAAACACTTTCGATTGTTTTAAGAAAAGTAAGCGAACTCCGTTACGGCGAAAATCCACACCAAGCAGCAGCTCTCTACGGTGATTTCTATAACTACTTCGAAAAAATTCACGGCAAAGAGTTGTCATTCAACAACATCGTAGATATTGAAGCCGCGGTGGAATTGGTCGATGAGTTCGAAGAACCGACTGCTGCAATTATTAAGCATACTAATCCTTGCGGTGTTGGTTCCGACGGTCAGCTTGTTGAAGCTTATAACAAAGCGCTCGCTACTGACCCAAAAGCTGCGTTTGGCGGTGTGATTGTATTCAACAGAATTCTCGATTATAAAACTGCAAATTTATTGAACGATCTTTTTACTGAAGTAATAATCGCACCCGCTTTCGATCCTGAAGTATTGGAATTTATGCGAAGAAAAAAAGACAGACGTTTGATAAGGTATATCAAATCGATTGATGAAGAATTGAATATCAAAAAAATTGCAGGCGGTTTATTGGTTCAGGAATTCGATAGAGAAAAACTGAACAAAGATCGATTCAAAGTCGTTACAAACCGTCAACCGACTAATGCGGAATTTGATGCAATGCTTTATGGCTGGCGCGTGGTTAAACATTTAAAATCGAATGCCATCGTTCTTTCGACTACGGACAGGACAATCGGTGTTGGCGCCGGACAGATGTCGCGTGTCGATTCCACAAAATTTGCTATACTAAAATCTAAAAAAGCAAAATTAGAAACTAAAGGAACTGCAATGGCATCGGATGGCTTTTTCCCTTTTCCGGACGCCGTCAAGGAAGCATTCAAAGCCGGCGTTACAGCGGTGATTCAACCCGGTGGTTCAATACGCGATGCCGAAGTGATTAAGATCGCTAATGATAAAAATATGACAATGGTATTCACCGGCATTCGTCATTTTAAACATTAA
- the purN gene encoding phosphoribosylglycinamide formyltransferase, with protein MADKLKIAVLASGRGSNFQALLESIESGLIKDAEVVCLISNNSDAGVLKIAKNKNISAHHISRKQFSTGAEFDNTILNVLLQCEVNFIVLAGYMKLLDVSIIKKFQNRIINIHPALLPQFGGKGMYGRFVHDAVIASGEKYSGATVHIVDEKYDNGSIVLQERIALVENETSETLAAKVLEIEHRILPQAVRLFAEGKVEITNGKIKIHHNGK; from the coding sequence TTGGCAGACAAACTTAAAATAGCGGTGTTGGCATCCGGCAGAGGATCGAATTTTCAAGCGTTGCTCGAATCTATTGAAAGCGGTTTAATCAAGGATGCTGAGGTTGTTTGCTTGATAAGCAATAATTCGGATGCCGGCGTGTTGAAGATTGCAAAAAACAAAAATATTTCTGCTCATCACATTTCGCGAAAACAATTTTCTACTGGTGCCGAATTTGACAACACCATATTGAATGTGCTTTTGCAGTGTGAAGTAAATTTTATTGTTCTTGCAGGTTATATGAAACTTCTTGATGTCTCAATCATCAAGAAGTTTCAAAATAGAATTATTAACATTCATCCTGCATTGCTTCCGCAGTTCGGCGGTAAAGGGATGTATGGCAGGTTTGTTCACGATGCAGTAATTGCAAGCGGCGAAAAATATTCCGGAGCAACTGTTCACATCGTGGACGAGAAATATGATAATGGTTCAATTGTATTACAGGAAAGAATTGCTTTGGTTGAAAACGAAACATCAGAAACGCTCGCTGCCAAAGTGTTAGAGATTGAACATAGAATATTACCTCAAGCAGTCAGGTTGTTTGCCGAAGGTAAAGTTGAAATTACAAATGGAAAAATAAAAATTCACCATAATGGAAAATAA
- a CDS encoding DUF4920 domain-containing protein: MKTKSILIITIIISLFASFLSFADDKPSKNYGKDLTAKKITKFKDAVSNPGKFKNKEILIEGTVVSVCQTKGCWMEISDGKEMMRVKFEGYSFFVPYDSKGKKVKIQGKVNRETVKEATYKHWLEEAGEPAEFIDKIKGDQKVVMFTATGVVMEEGSEFTPEQLDKIQGKTKKEDSEGHNH, encoded by the coding sequence ATGAAAACAAAATCAATCTTAATTATCACAATCATAATATCATTATTTGCATCTTTCTTATCTTTTGCAGATGATAAACCATCAAAAAATTATGGTAAAGATTTAACTGCTAAAAAAATAACTAAATTCAAAGATGCTGTAAGTAATCCAGGAAAATTCAAAAACAAAGAAATACTTATTGAAGGTACTGTCGTTTCAGTTTGTCAAACCAAAGGTTGCTGGATGGAGATATCCGACGGCAAAGAGATGATGCGTGTTAAATTCGAAGGGTATAGTTTCTTTGTCCCTTATGATTCAAAAGGGAAGAAAGTAAAAATCCAAGGAAAAGTAAATCGCGAAACTGTTAAGGAAGCAACTTACAAACATTGGCTTGAGGAAGCAGGAGAACCGGCAGAATTTATTGATAAAATAAAGGGCGACCAAAAAGTTGTTATGTTCACAGCCACAGGTGTCGTTATGGAAGAGGGGAGCGAGTTTACACCCGAGCAACTCGATAAAATTCAGGGTAAAACTAAGAAAGAAGACTCGGAAGGTCATAACCACTGA
- a CDS encoding GIY-YIG nuclease family protein, with translation MGYIGSTPDVLWRLERHNMGWSRSTKSKRPWNIVYTEGYGTKRETLKREREIKRMKRNREVSLVPLIERSEIYGVGPAKTHPPEIGGWVFRFYGICFLIFSQYIITIITKEEVSYEKYEFSSVFHIYVSVFILQRRPARIVTGLQR, from the coding sequence ATGGGGTATATCGGTTCAACACCGGATGTATTGTGGAGATTAGAAAGACATAATATGGGATGGAGTAGATCGACAAAAAGTAAGCGCCCCTGGAACATAGTTTATACTGAAGGTTATGGTACAAAACGAGAGACATTGAAAAGGGAAAGAGAGATAAAGCGAATGAAACGGAATCGGGAAGTCTCGCTTGTCCCGTTAATTGAACGCAGTGAAATTTACGGGGTCGGCCCCGCAAAAACCCATCCTCCCGAAATTGGAGGCTGGGTTTTTCGTTTTTATGGGATTTGTTTTTTGATATTTTCTCAATATATTATCACCATAATAACCAAAGAAGAGGTGTCGTATGAAAAGTATGAATTTAGTTCTGTGTTTCATATTTACGTTTCTGTTTTTATCTTGCAAAGAAGGCCCGCAAGAATTGTCACAGGATTACAGAGATGA
- a CDS encoding prohibitin family protein, whose amino-acid sequence MLFIFLIIVAIVAFITWKNSSRKFKTEGNKVYQGSAGIAQIVTAVAFILAITQIFTVIPAGNVGVVDFLGNVSENTLKAGVNFVNPLARVIKMSIKTQEIKERMEVPSKEGLAVGLEISALFHLNPDKAAEVYKTVGENYVGIILEPQFRSVTRGVTAGYEAKALYTSEREILGQQITAGLQNLVAPRGITIEVTPLRQVVLPAGLTAAIEEKLRAEQESQRMQWVLTKEKQEADRKAIEAQGISNFQKIVAQGISDPLLRWKGIEATMKIAESNNSKIVIIGSGKDGLPIILDTK is encoded by the coding sequence ATGTTATTTATATTTTTAATCATCGTAGCTATAGTAGCTTTTATTACTTGGAAAAACTCGAGTCGAAAATTTAAAACTGAAGGCAACAAAGTTTATCAAGGTAGCGCGGGAATCGCACAAATAGTAACAGCGGTAGCTTTTATTCTGGCAATTACACAAATATTTACTGTTATCCCAGCAGGTAATGTCGGTGTTGTTGATTTCTTGGGAAATGTATCAGAAAACACCCTAAAAGCAGGTGTAAATTTTGTAAATCCACTTGCACGTGTAATCAAAATGTCAATCAAAACTCAAGAAATAAAAGAACGGATGGAGGTTCCGTCGAAGGAGGGTTTAGCGGTAGGTTTAGAAATTAGTGCACTCTTCCATTTAAACCCAGATAAAGCTGCTGAAGTTTATAAAACAGTCGGTGAAAATTACGTTGGAATAATATTAGAACCACAATTCCGTTCTGTAACCCGTGGAGTTACGGCTGGCTATGAAGCAAAGGCACTTTATACATCAGAGCGGGAAATTCTTGGACAACAGATCACTGCAGGATTACAAAATTTAGTAGCCCCACGAGGAATCACAATTGAAGTAACTCCGTTAAGGCAAGTTGTACTTCCTGCCGGTTTGACTGCGGCGATCGAGGAAAAGCTCCGCGCAGAACAAGAAAGTCAACGCATGCAGTGGGTGTTAACTAAAGAAAAACAGGAAGCCGACCGAAAAGCTATCGAAGCTCAGGGTATTTCCAATTTTCAAAAAATTGTTGCCCAAGGTATAAGCGACCCGTTATTGAGATGGAAAGGAATCGAAGCTACAATGAAAATTGCAGAATCGAATAATTCAAAAATCGTGATTATCGGCAGCGGTAAAGACGGACTCCCAATAATTTTAGATACAAAGTAA